The Hordeum vulgare subsp. vulgare chromosome 4H, MorexV3_pseudomolecules_assembly, whole genome shotgun sequence genomic interval ATGAAGGACATGCTCACCACCCCGCAGGTCAGCCGGTTCACCGCCATGCCCAGGCTCGATCCCTGCGCACGCAGCCGCAGCGGCGTGATCTCTGTGGCGTACGTCGACGGGAGCGACCCGAACCCGACCGAAAACGCCGCGACCGTGGCCAGCGTGAACGCCACGCAGGCAGCCGAGCTCGCTGGCGACGTCTCGCCGACGCAGAGCGTGAGAGCCAGGCCGGTCAGCGAGGCGGCCACGCCGCCGGCGCTGGCCAGCAGGAGCGGGCGCCGGCCGAAGCGGTCGGAGAAGAAGGAGACCACCAGTATGAAGCACGTCTTGACGACGCCGATGGCCACGGTGGCGCCCAAGATGGCGTTATTCGACGACATTCCTGCCTTCTTGAACATGAGCGGGCTGTACAGCAAGATGGCGTCCACGCCCAACGCTTGCTGGAGGAAGTTGAGCCCGACCACGAATACGAGGATCCGCCGGACCATCGCAGACGGTCGAAAGATCAGTTCCCGCCACACGCCACTATCGGCTTCTTGCGGCGCATCGACGACCCGCTTGATCTCCTCGAACCGGAGCTCGGCCTCGGCGGGGGTATCGGAGGTGCGCATGAGCACTGCGCGCGCGTCGGCCTCGCGCCCACGCATGGCGAGCCACCGCGGGGACTCCGGCATGGCGAGCACCCCGGCGGCGAGGAGCACGGGTGGGAGCACGCCGATGGCGTACATGACGCGCCAACTGAGGTGCACCGGCAGGCCAGCCAAGGCGTAGTTGGACACGTAGCTGAGCAGGATGCCGACGTTGACAAATATCTGTGCAAGCACGGCAACGAAAGATCAATCCATGAGACGCCAAGCGCGCTCAAACACGGTGCCCGCACTTACATCGAGTAACGAGGAAAGCACGCCACGCGCGGAGGCCGGCGAGATCTCGGCGTTGTAGACCGGCGCGACGACGAGGGCGAAGCCAACGCCGATGCTGGTGACAAAGCGCGCGATCATGAGGGCGGCGTAGCTGCCGCCGAGTGACATGGCGAGCGCGCCGGCCATGAGGAAGCCGTTGGCGACCACGAGCGTGCCCCGGCGGCCCAGGAGGTCGGCCGCCCAGCCGGCGGCGAGGATGGACACGAGCATGTACACGTTCATGGACCCTGCCAGTACCTCCACCTGCTCGTCGGTGAGCCCCAGGTCCTCCCGGATGAAGAGCTGCGCGCCGCTCATCAGCGCGAGATCTGCAGCAAAATTTAACAACTCAGCTAGAGCACGTCGTCGCTGTTGCGTGGTGCGTACCAGGAAGAAGAGTTTGGGCGCGTACTGTAACCCATGAGGATCGTGGTCATGGAGGCCAGCGTCGCGCAGACGAAGGCGTACATGTTCCGCGGTGGCTTCTCCGTCGACGCGAGCAGCGGGGCGGTGGTCGCTCCATCGTGCGCCATGGCGCTCGCGTCGTCTTGGTGTCCTCGCAGGCGCCGGTGAGGCTCGAGGTATAGTGTGTAGAGGCTTAGCCTGTCCACTTGAACATGTCCACTTAAGGTCCTCTTTCATTCGCATTTTAGAAATGAAGGAACAAGACAACGAAGAATCCTGCTGTCGTGTCATTTTCATTCGGACAGGAATGAATATCAGAGATGATTTCAACcaaaaatattgtttgattgATTGTAGACAATTGGTAGAACTTTTAGATGATTCCACATTTAAACCAACAAATAATTTTTTTATCAGAAAACCAACAGATAATTACCACACAATATAGTGCATTCTTTTTCTTTTGGGAAAGTTTTTATGGATAGTCCACAAAGAAGATCATGAGTACGAAAATACTCCAAAGTTGTTTCAAAAACCTTCGATTAGAAAAGAGGCCTATTGTTCCGCATAATTATCGATGTGGTCCAACTAGACCCAGGAATTTATTACGTTTTTCCCGATTACTAAATAATTGACCGTGTGTTGCAACATATACATAAATGTTGCAATATGTTAAGTACTCAGTTCTCCCCGACTACAATCATTTTCGTACATAGGGAGTAGGTTGCAGTTGCACATCTATTATTTCTACATTAGTGTGTTCAGATTGTGACGAGTTTGTCTACACAATCACTATGATTCACCGATCATTTTATTGTTAATGTGTCTGCGGATCAAAAGATTTATTTGATAAGTTCTACTTGTACCCTTATACCAGTCTAACCTCTATTCTCACCGTAAATTCTTGCATAAAGTTCCGTACAAGAaaacttttcttttttgtttcttctaaataaaaaatatatttaaacatGAAACTTTGCACGCTAACATCACATAAGTACTACTATGTGCATAAAAATTTCCAATTTTTTGGCAAAATATTTCTTTAAATGATACAATTCATTTGAAATTTGACAAATTAATGTTTAACAAAAAAAAACGGAAACATGTTATACAATGAGTGACACTTGTGTATAGCATATCTGCATGGTTTCAAGGCCAAATGCTCTCTTGTttggaaaaaaaacaaaaaaaagaatttTGTATATAAAGTAGCATGAATCTCGATGTAAATCGAATAGTCTAGATAGCGGGTAAACTGGCAGGGATACAAAAAATTCCGCAATCTTACCTAGGataggaaaaaagaaagaaaacatatATTCTCAAGTAGCATGGAGATTAAATTCATGGAGATTAAATTCGAAGAATGATGAAGACATGTCATGTGTAAAAGTCTTGCACTGCAAACTGACCGGTGTGTTCCTTAGATCTGCATGATTGATGCGGAAAGCGAGATCTGAATGCGTAGGTGTTTACCGCCAAAAATTGTGTGGTTGGCTTTTTTAGTGTTGATTGACGCATGCGTGGGCGGCTAGTGTTAGCTTGTCCGGTAGCTGATTGAAAACGAGAGGAGATTATCACCTAACACGAGCGATGTGCTGACAAGTTAAGAAGATGCTTTGCTAGATACTCGATGCTTGGTTCTTGTAGGATATATGATCCgaggctgatttctttttctgtgGCCATATTGATTCGCCCAATGCGAAGATAGTGATTTTTTGTTTAGTTAAATACGCTAGCGATACTACATGAAATTGCACGGCGTGTGCAGTTTGATGCCACAAGTTGAAAGGTAAAAATTGAAACCGAAGCTTGTCTCGGTGTATATGCCGCTCGTGTGGCATGACATGGTGGCATCCGGCCCACTGTCAACCGAGCTGGAGCGACACTCTTTTTTACAGAAAACCCAGAAATAACAAATCTTATAAAAATCTCATGATTCATGAAATGCCACTATACGTCTCTATGGCGTTTGGGCCCCACCCATAAGAAACGCTACGAAGGCGAAATTCATATGAAGAATAGTGTGCATCTGGTTGGAACCATCTACTTTATGAATGGAAAATCCATACGAGCATAACCCCCCTAAATTAATAACAAATCTTGTGAACAGGCCCATGAAATGCCACTATACGTCTCTATGCCTGTTGGGCTCCACCACTCATGACAGTAcgaaaggaaaattcaaatgaaAAATAGTGTGCACCTCGTTCAAGCCAGCTTCTTGCTCATACCCACATGGCTATGCTTGCCACCCGACCGGCTCGAGTTTGTTCTTGATATACGATAGCTAGGCCTAATGGTCAATTGACCAACATGCATAAGAACATGGTTTAGAGTCACTACAGTCCATTTTTCATATCTAATTGCTTTTCCTATTTAGAATATTGTAAAAATAAGTAAATCATAATCACAGTAAAAGGCAgagttgaaatatttgtgttcatATATTTTAGACAGTTTCATCAAAAAGTGTTCGTATATTTAATAGAAACTACTAATATAATGTTGGTAATGTAATTTACAAAATTTGCACATGTATTATTTTAAAAGTATTCAAATACTAAGTAAATAACAATTAAGAATTATAAATTtttatatattaaaaaatatgtaAGAGTTTCCATTTGAGGATATGCAATCTGGGATTTACTAGGCTCATACTTAATTTTCCATAAATCTTTACTTATTTATTATTCTCTAAGAACATATAAATATTACTGAAAACACATGAACTTTATTAAAACATGTGAACACTTTTGAAAGCGacagaaacattttcttataCCCTACATAAATTAAAAACGTGAACACTTTGCAAAATTATATTAACAATCAGGAAAAATTAAGTTCGCTGTTTTGAATGGTATAAGATTATTATAATTTATAATATTATTTTAGTTATAAATTCTTTCTGAAGCAATAAATAAATTTTTTTAGAGTTACATGCACATTGTTTTAAATAAGTAATTTTATTTGTATTTATATTATCGATTGCAAGTTTCTGTTGGTGGTATTCTATCTTTTGTTTTTACTACGATTTCAATTTACATATTATCACAAAATTCTGAAGAAGAAAAACTGACATATGGAATACAGGCCgcagacaacagtgacaacaaaggAATTTCCTATTTCATGCACACAGCGTCAAATAGTCGACCTTTCACACAGAGCAGGCGTTCCAACGGTGATCTGGCCCGGCCCGTTAACATGTTCCAGATTTTGCAGTTttggaaactttctagattttccTAGCTGGTTTTTTCTGGTTTGGGAATATTCTAAAAGGTTTCCTGAACcggttttctatttctttttggtttatgtattttattttatccttttttctccttattttcttctttattttttcttttcttttgcatttgtgtcttttttttcttttttcgttaAAATTTTTCAaatctatttttattttcttttgaaagTTCATGTATCAAAATTTGTTTAGCAACTCGAAAATTTGTTGAtgtttttagaaaagttcaatgaTTTAGAAAATCGTCGTGTTTTCGCAAAATTGTTCATAAATCAAACAATGTGTATGTTTTAAAAAATCCCTTTTTTAACTTGTTCAGAATGTTTTTGTTCATTTTTTCAGAACTTCTCAAATAATGACAGGGGTTTCAAAATTGTTCCCGCTTTCAAATTATTCACAAATTCAGAAAATTTTCCCCATTTCAAATTATTGTTCATGTATTGTAAAATTGTTTGTGTTTTAATTTAGTTTGTGCCATTTCGAAATATGttctaaaaattaaaaatatgttCCTGATTTATAGATTGTTCCCATTTGGAATTTTAGTTCACAAATTGGAAAATTGTTCTTGTTTTCGAACAGAAAAGTTTTTGTTCATTTTTTCAGAACTTTTCAGATAATGAACGGGGTTTCAAATAATGTTCCTTCTTTCATATTATTCACAAATTTTTTAAAATGTTaccattttcattttttcaattattcaaaatttgttcacgtgttaagattttattttgcatttggaaatatgttataaaaattcaaaatatgttcgtgatttaaaaaattgttccCATTTTGAACATTTGTTcacaaattcgaaaaatgttcatgtttacgAACAAACATGTTTTTGTTCATTCTTTCAGAACTTTCCATAGAATGGCCGAGGTTTCAAAAATGGTTCCTGCTTTCAAATTATTCACAAATTTCCAGTAAAGTTCCTGTTTTTAATTTTTTGTTCATGTATTCCAAAATTGTTCGCATTTTAATTTAGTTTGGGATTTTGTTCTCCATTTCGAAATATGTTCTAAAAATTTAAAATATGTTTGTCATTTTAAATATTGTTCGTATTTTGAACTTTtgttcacatatttgagaaatgttcatgtttaggGGAGATAGTTGTAAAATTTCAAAATGTGGTCGCCATTTCATAAAATTGTTCGGGTTTTGTAAAAAATTGTATGTAAGTTAAAAAATAACTcaatttttggaatatttttcgGGATTGTTCCAAAAAATAAAAACCTGTTCCAAGAAAAAGAGAAGGAACAAGAAAATGAACAAAAACATTccaggaaaaaataaaataaaaaagaaagaaggaaaaagCTATGAGTAAACACGTCCACGCGTTTCACTGGTTCGTTGTGACGACTAATTTGAACCAGGCCATCGCGTGTTCTAATCATGGTATGCATATTCTTTTTTGTGTCGTGCTAATTGAACGGTACATTTGTTTTTTTATAAGAACACAAATCCATTAGCCAACTAGCGCAACAAGATCGCTTGCTAGATAACAGTGTACAAAATGAGGAGCATGTCCCGGCCAAACTACGTGGGAAATGTTGGTGAGCATTGCACCAAATGCGGCGAGGCCGTCCGCAAGTCTATTACACGTTCTAGGGAAGAAACTAACATTAAAGCAAAAGAAATTTAGGAAAATGGACTCCTTTATTTCCTTGATCAGTACTCTGCACTGCCCCATCTCGTTGCCTTCATTATTTACCGCTTGAACCACGAGTTGCGAGTCAGACTCAATCTGGATTCTTGATATATGCCCCATTCGTGGACCAGGTGTAAAGCTCTGCTACATGCCTCAACTTCCGTATGAAGCACATCCTCGGCGTTGTCCAGACGACCAGCCACTGCCCCACGGCTTCGCCATTGGAGTTCCCCACCATGAAGCCCCAACCAACGTTTCGAGACATATAATTAAAGAAGCCACGAGTGTTGATTTTGAGGACCTCGCAATCAGGGGGGTTCCATCGAGGGGTAGAAGGGGTTTGGAATTTTTTTCTCCTCCAGGAAGGATTCCCCGTACTCCCTCGCCAGCCCAGAGACATGCGACGCCACTCGGTTTGGCTGCCACGGGGCACCATCAGAGTTAACCTTGTTTCGCGTCATCCACCAAGTCCAAAATAAAGCAACACACTTTAGTGTAAACTTTGGGTCCAGTTCTATAACTTCAGAGAGGACCTGTTTTGGGCCTAAATAGGAGAGAAGTTTGCGTTGGATATCTTCCATTCTGAGGAGTCTCCAAACTGCGCGAACACCTTTGCAGCGAAACAACATATGCGCGTCATCTTCGTTGAGACTGTTGCAAACCGGGCAAATAGGGTCAGCCTCAATACCTGTGCGAGCAATGCTCCACCTAACACGGAGGCTGTTATGGGCAATTATCCATAGGAACACTTTCACATTTGGAGGGCAAGGGCTATTCCAAATAGTATACCGGTTCAAAGCCTCCTGGTCAAAAGAAATTTAACCCTCGTAGCCAGGGCTGTTGATCCGGGGGATATGCCGGTGAAGTTTATAAGCAGACTTCACTGAGAAGTAACCCTTTGGTTCACAAAACCAGGCCCAAAAATCCTCCATGTCCTCGCGTAGTGGAATTGCAAGGATGGTGTGGGCGTCCACCGGCAAGAAGATATTTACCACCAACTCCTTATCCCACATGCTAGTAGTTGGATCTATGAGTTCGCTCACCATTGTCAAAACCGTGTTTCCCTTCCTTGTCATGGGTAGTCTCTTCCATTTCCTTGGGAACCACGGATCGTTCCACAAATCAATGGATAGACTGCCCCCAACCCGTTTGATTACACCCTCCCTTAGCAGATCAATACCACTCACAACGCTTCTCCATGTGTTGGACATTCCGCTACAGGGATGCACATCGAGGACAGAGCAATGGGGGAAGTATTTTGCCTTTAGGACCCTAGCACACATGGAGTTTGGGTCCTTCAACATCTTACAACCCTGTTTTGCCAACATGGCCATATTAAAGGAATGCAAGTCCTTAGTttcttatgctattactcactgattttggatcctagggcgatacgaatgttcggtgtcctgttacggggacctcgtgaaaactcgcaaatttgctccattctggccagttttctatgctattactcactgattctgagtcccgtggcgctacaaacgttcggggaacttcggtgaccggttacggggacctcgtcaaaagtcgtaGATTAGGTCCATTCTGACAagttttctatgatattactcactgattctggatcaCGGTGCACTCCAAACTATCCACGAACTtcgaggaccggttacggggaccttgtcaaaactcgtagattttgtccattttggccagtttcctatgctattactcactcattctcGGTTCTGGGgccctacaaacgttcggggacggGTTACGGTGACGTCATCAAAACTCGCACATttcgtcca includes:
- the LOC123451090 gene encoding polyol transporter 5-like, giving the protein MAHDGATTAPLLASTEKPPRNMYAFVCATLASMTTILMGYNLALMSGAQLFIREDLGLTDEQVEVLAGSMNVYMLVSILAAGWAADLLGRRGTLVVANGFLMAGALAMSLGGSYAALMIARFVTSIGVGFALVVAPVYNAEISPASARGVLSSLLDIFVNVGILLSYVSNYALAGLPVHLSWRVMYAIGVLPPVLLAAGVLAMPESPRWLAMRGREADARAVLMRTSDTPAEAELRFEEIKRVVDAPQEADSGVWRELIFRPSAMVRRILVFVVGLNFLQQALGVDAILLYSPLMFKKAGMSSNNAILGATVAIGVVKTCFILVVSFFSDRFGRRPLLLASAGGVAASLTGLALTLCVGETSPASSAACVAFTLATVAAFSVGFGSLPSTYATEITPLRLRAQGSSLGMAVNRLTCGVVSMSFISLAGWITMPGCFFLYAGMAATAYVFVFLRLPETKGRTLEEMDVLFSK